Proteins co-encoded in one Medicago truncatula cultivar Jemalong A17 chromosome 8, MtrunA17r5.0-ANR, whole genome shotgun sequence genomic window:
- the LOC120577513 gene encoding uncharacterized protein, with amino-acid sequence MEALLDITILSWNIRGAQNNNARRNLKELMSKHNPTFIAIYETHVPYHRLSTFWANIDYTPIHIIEANGHSGGIWLLKHSATNILTTITNSNPHYISFTINRGHASSFCTCIYASPNPTQRPILWNHLINLSHSIDAPWMIIGDFNETLLPSDQRGGVFHHSRAASFSNFMNSCNLLDLTTTGGKFTWHRNSNGIRILSKKLDRGLANVNWRLNFPEAFVEVLCRLHSDHNPLLLRFGGLPLSRGERPFRFEAAWIDHGEYESLVKNSWQPRTHNIISALNNVKENSVNFNHEIFGNIFQRKKHIENRLKGIQNYLERVDSIRHSHLEKELQKEYNHILFQEEMLWYQKSREKWVKFGDKNTTFFHTQTIVRRKRNRVHRLQLPCGTWSFDSDTLQQEAQNYFKLFFTASQDNRDRTFTEGTHLSITEEGRNSLTTPITKNEVYVALNSMKPYKAPGPDGFHCIFFKQY; translated from the coding sequence ATGGAAGCTCTCCTTGATATCACCATCCTCTCTTGGAATATTAGAGGGGCTCAAAATAACAATGCAAGAAGAAACCTAAAAGAATTGATGAGCAAACACAACCCAACCTTCATAGCAATTTATGAAACTCATGTCCCTTATCATAGACTTTCCACCTTCTGGGCTAACATTGATTATACCCCCATTCACATCATAGAAGCTAATGGACATTCCGGAGGTATATGGCTTCTAAAACACTCAGCTACAAACATCTTAACAACTATCACTAACTCCAACCCCCACTACATTTCTTTCACTATCAACCGCGGCCATGCTTCCTCTTTTTGCACTTGCATCTATGCAAGCCCTAACCCAACTCAACGCCCCATCCTTTGGAATCATTTAATTAACCTCAGCCACTCCATTGATGCGCCCTGGATGATCATAGGAGATTTCAACGAAACTCTCCTACCTAGTGACCAAAGAGGTGGCGTCTTCCACCATAGCCGAGCTGCTTCATTCTCAAACTTCATGAATTCTTGCAACCTTCTTGATCTCACAACCACCGGTGGAAAGTTTACTTGGCATAGAAACAGTAATGGCATCCGCATTCTCTCCAAAAAGCTTGATAGAGGATTGGCTAATGTTAACTGGCGCTTGAACTTCCCGGAAGCCTTCGTGGAGGTTCTTTGTAGGCTCCATTCCGACCACAATCCTCTTCTCCTACGTTTTGGAGGACTTCCTTTATCTAGAGGTGAGCGGCCTTTTCGCTTTGAGGCAGCTTGGATCGATCATGGTGAATACGAGAGCTTGGTAAAAAATTCTTGGCAACCACGCACCCATAACATCATTTCGGCCTTGAATAATGTCAAAGAGAATTCCGTCAACTTCAATCATGAAATCTTTGGCAACATCTTCCAAAGgaaaaagcatattgaaaacCGACTCAAAGGAATTCAAAATTATCTTGAAAGGGTTGATTCCATCCGGCACTCCCACCTTGAGAAAGAACTCCAAAAGGAATACAATCATATTCTATTCCAAGAAGAAATGCTTTGGTATCAAAAATCAAGAGAAAAATGGGTGAAATTTGGAGATAAAAACACTACTTTCTTCCACACTCAAACCATAGTTAGAAGAAAGAGAAATCGAGTACATAGACTTCAGCTCCCCTGTGGTACTTGGTCTTTCGATAGTGATACTCTCCAACAAGAAGCACAAAATTACTTCAAGCTCTTCTTCACGGCTAGCCAAGACAATCGTGACCGAACTTTCACTGAAGGTACCCACCTTTCCATTACTGAAGAGGGGAGAAATTCCCTAACCACCCCAATCACCAAAAATGAAGTTTATGTTGCCCTTAACTCCATGAAACCCTACAAAGCCCCTGGTCCGGATGGTTTCCATTGCATCTTCTTCAAGCAGTACTGA